In uncultured Bacteroides sp., the following proteins share a genomic window:
- a CDS encoding iron-containing alcohol dehydrogenase, producing MKDFTFYNPTRIEFGTGKEKNIGNYISEYGVSKVLIVYGSERIKKSGLFDTIAKSLTDNGINFEELGGVQSNPLLSKVYEGIELAKVKGLEAVLAVGGGSVLDSSKSIAAGAAYEGDVWDFFTYKAVPNKALKIFDIMTLAATGSEMNNYAVVTKDETKEKFSLAGAATFPTVSVINPELQTTVTKEYLVYSAADIFAHSLDMYLSATYLPEFIAGYVENILKTVMRATEILLADADNLEARGEFAWAATQALNFTTFCGIENNRFDTHFIEHTLSAEYNIAHGAGLSIIVPAWMKWQKSLLPERFERFAKNMFNVEGADAGIEALKQWYVKIGTPVTLKEGNIPEEDIPVLVEKLSVVASMWGAKDFYTKEMIRTVLENAK from the coding sequence ATGAAAGATTTCACATTTTACAATCCTACCCGAATAGAATTCGGTACAGGAAAAGAAAAAAATATAGGGAACTACATTAGTGAATATGGTGTATCAAAAGTATTAATCGTTTATGGTTCAGAACGAATAAAGAAAAGCGGTTTATTTGATACTATTGCAAAATCTCTGACCGATAACGGAATTAATTTTGAAGAGTTAGGTGGCGTGCAAAGTAATCCACTGTTAAGCAAGGTGTATGAAGGCATTGAATTGGCCAAGGTTAAAGGTCTTGAAGCTGTACTGGCTGTTGGTGGTGGTTCTGTACTGGATTCATCAAAATCTATTGCAGCAGGAGCCGCATACGAAGGAGATGTTTGGGATTTCTTTACCTATAAAGCTGTTCCCAACAAGGCTTTGAAGATTTTCGACATTATGACACTTGCGGCAACTGGTAGCGAGATGAACAATTATGCAGTAGTAACCAAAGACGAGACTAAAGAAAAGTTTAGTCTGGCTGGTGCGGCTACTTTCCCTACTGTTTCGGTAATAAACCCCGAACTGCAAACTACTGTTACCAAAGAATATCTGGTTTATTCGGCAGCTGATATTTTTGCACATAGTTTAGATATGTACTTATCAGCCACCTATTTGCCCGAATTCATTGCCGGATACGTTGAAAATATCCTGAAAACAGTAATGAGAGCCACTGAAATTCTACTTGCAGATGCAGATAACCTTGAGGCAAGAGGCGAATTTGCCTGGGCGGCCACACAAGCTTTGAACTTCACCACTTTTTGTGGCATAGAAAACAACCGGTTCGACACACATTTTATAGAACATACATTGTCGGCTGAGTATAATATTGCCCACGGAGCAGGTTTGTCAATCATAGTTCCTGCATGGATGAAATGGCAAAAGAGCTTGCTTCCGGAACGTTTCGAACGTTTTGCTAAAAACATGTTCAATGTTGAAGGAGCCGATGCAGGTATAGAAGCATTAAAACAATGGTATGTAAAAATAGGAACACCGGTAACATTAAAAGAAGGGAATATTCCGGAAGAAGACATTCCTGTATTGGTTGAAAAACTATCTGTTGTTGCCAGTATGTGGGGCGCAAAAGATTTTTATACCAAAGAGATGATTAGAACAGTACTGGAAAATGCAAAATAA
- a CDS encoding MATE family efflux transporter — MEQISLTTKFFSNRDLFKLFLPLIIEQFLEYLVGLADSIMVAFVGESAVSGVSLVDFVMALLISLFAALSTGGAVIAGQYLGKKETEKSREAANQLVWFAGIASVIIMFFIYFAKPFILNGLFGNISDDVRRDANTYLMITALSIPFLALYNAGAAIFRTMGNSKLPMKVMLIMNIVHAVGNAVLIYGLHYGVEGVAIPTLISRIAAAVIIIAMLLNKKQSLHLKRSLKHKFNWPVLKRILGIGVPYGLENGLFYFGRIVVLSLVATFGTAAIAANAVSGTIVMFQVLPGIAIGLGLTVVISRCIGAGDYVQAKYYTKKIMRIVYVTQVVSCVVVLALLPLILKVYGLSDTATFLTKKIVWYHGIFMIFIWPLAYTLPVTFRASGDAKFPMAVGSLSMLFCRIALAYLFGIYFHMGMFGTWVAMFIDWIAKAAIFIYRYVSGKWMQFKTI; from the coding sequence TTGGAACAAATATCACTAACAACAAAGTTTTTTTCGAATAGGGATTTATTCAAACTATTTCTGCCACTTATCATAGAACAGTTCTTAGAATACCTGGTTGGATTAGCCGACTCAATTATGGTAGCATTTGTAGGCGAATCAGCCGTTTCGGGGGTTTCTTTGGTAGATTTCGTCATGGCATTGCTCATTAGTCTGTTTGCAGCATTATCAACCGGTGGTGCAGTTATTGCCGGACAATATCTCGGCAAGAAAGAGACAGAAAAATCAAGAGAGGCAGCCAATCAGCTCGTATGGTTTGCCGGGATAGCATCGGTTATAATCATGTTCTTTATCTACTTTGCAAAACCATTTATATTAAATGGCTTGTTCGGAAACATTTCAGATGATGTTCGCAGGGATGCAAATACATATCTGATGATTACAGCATTATCCATCCCGTTTCTTGCACTTTACAATGCAGGAGCTGCAATTTTCCGGACAATGGGTAATTCTAAGTTGCCAATGAAGGTGATGCTGATAATGAATATTGTACATGCAGTAGGAAATGCGGTACTTATCTACGGTCTTCACTATGGAGTTGAGGGGGTTGCAATACCTACACTTATATCGCGTATTGCTGCAGCGGTTATCATCATTGCAATGTTATTAAATAAAAAGCAATCATTGCACTTAAAGCGTAGCTTAAAACATAAGTTCAACTGGCCGGTACTAAAAAGGATTCTGGGTATCGGCGTTCCATACGGACTGGAAAATGGTTTGTTTTATTTTGGACGAATTGTGGTACTCAGTTTGGTTGCCACTTTTGGAACAGCAGCAATTGCTGCAAATGCTGTGTCGGGTACTATTGTTATGTTTCAGGTTTTACCAGGCATAGCAATTGGTCTGGGTCTGACTGTTGTTATCTCACGATGCATCGGTGCCGGAGATTATGTTCAGGCTAAATACTACACAAAAAAGATTATGCGAATTGTATATGTAACTCAAGTCGTTAGCTGTGTAGTAGTACTTGCTTTGCTCCCACTCATATTGAAAGTATACGGATTATCTGATACGGCAACATTTCTGACGAAAAAGATTGTTTGGTATCATGGCATATTTATGATATTTATCTGGCCGTTGGCTTACACATTGCCAGTAACATTTCGCGCATCAGGAGATGCCAAATTTCCAATGGCTGTTGGTAGCTTATCCATGTTATTTTGTCGTATAGCATTGGCTTATCTGTTTGGCATCTATTTTCATATGGGAATGTTTGGTACCTGGGTGGCTATGTTTATTGACTGGATAGCCAAAGCTGCTATATTTATATACAGATATGTAAGTGGAAAATGGATGCAGTTTAAAACAATATAA
- a CDS encoding cyclophilin-like fold protein codes for MKQTTLAAIFLFISMINMNAQETAKIKITAGSASFVATTYDNATAKAFIALLPITISMNELNGNEKYHSLSDNLPSSPLYPQTIHAGDLMLYGQSYIVLFYETFTTSYSYTPIGYIDNPTGLKTALGSNNPTVTFEILNNTTGIESVEQNSIEFKISNDGLLQYTGYAKKISLIDINGKIVSSTSSNILNINSFPKGVYILKVEGKNQTRTIKIKI; via the coding sequence ATGAAACAAACAACTCTTGCTGCCATCTTTTTATTTATTTCAATGATAAATATGAATGCCCAGGAAACTGCAAAAATTAAAATCACAGCAGGTTCTGCTTCGTTTGTTGCCACAACATACGATAATGCAACAGCAAAAGCGTTTATCGCATTGCTACCTATAACCATCAGTATGAATGAGTTAAATGGAAACGAAAAATACCATTCTCTCTCAGACAACCTGCCTTCTTCCCCGCTTTATCCGCAAACCATACATGCCGGAGATTTAATGCTTTACGGGCAAAGCTACATTGTACTTTTTTATGAAACATTTACCACTTCGTATAGCTACACCCCTATTGGGTATATTGATAACCCAACAGGGCTTAAAACCGCACTTGGGTCAAATAATCCGACTGTAACGTTTGAAATATTGAACAATACTACCGGAATTGAGTCTGTAGAACAAAACAGTATAGAGTTTAAGATTTCAAATGATGGGTTATTACAATATACAGGCTATGCTAAGAAAATCTCATTAATAGATATAAATGGGAAAATAGTATCAAGTACCTCATCCAATATTCTTAATATAAATAGCTTTCCAAAAGGAGTTTATATTCTGAAAGTAGAAGGGAAGAATCAAACGAGAACAATTAAAATTAAAATCTAA
- a CDS encoding flavodoxin — protein sequence MKTKHFFIAIVALLLSSISMQAQSSSATKKILVVYFSHSGNTREVANQIKDLTGGDIFEILPVKAYPSDYQACVDQAKKEINAKYKPVLKTRVKNISSYDIIFVGSPCWWSTMAPPVATFLSSYDLSGKTIVPFMTHEGSEMGRTVSDIKKLCPKSTVTEGLAIRGSHVKESKGNVMKWLREKKIVK from the coding sequence ATGAAAACAAAACATTTTTTTATCGCTATAGTTGCATTGCTACTTTCAAGTATTAGCATGCAGGCACAATCATCGTCAGCAACCAAAAAGATTCTGGTTGTTTATTTTTCACATAGTGGAAACACCAGAGAAGTTGCCAATCAGATAAAGGATCTTACAGGTGGAGATATTTTCGAGATTCTACCGGTAAAGGCTTATCCAAGCGATTATCAGGCATGCGTAGATCAGGCTAAGAAGGAGATTAACGCTAAATACAAACCTGTTCTAAAAACAAGGGTAAAGAATATTAGCTCTTATGACATCATATTTGTGGGTTCTCCTTGTTGGTGGAGCACAATGGCACCACCTGTTGCAACGTTTTTATCAAGCTATGACCTATCGGGAAAAACCATTGTACCGTTTATGACACACGAAGGAAGCGAAATGGGACGCACCGTTTCGGACATAAAGAAACTTTGCCCTAAATCGACGGTTACAGAAGGGCTTGCAATCAGAGGAAGTCATGTAAAAGAATCAAAAGGCAATGTTATGAAATGGTTGCGCGAAAAGAAAATTGTAAAGTGA
- a CDS encoding TonB-dependent receptor produces the protein MNKRITYTLLINILLPIIGHAQPQRDSTYIEKSYTVDEVVVTGTRSETDIRHLPMSISVVNRQQIDQRYEQSLLPLLTEQVPGLFTTGRGIMGYGVSTGAAGGMSLRGVGGTPTTGLLVLIDGHPQYMGLMGHPLSDAYQSMLAERVEVVRGPASVLYGSNAMGGVINIVTNKLKEDGIKNNVRLSYGSYNTLTTEASSSIRKGRFSSIVTASYNKTDGHRENMDFNQYSGYMKLGYEFSHAWNIFADANLTHFNASNPGTVAAPVFDNDSRVTRGMTSFSIENNYSHTSGALKFFYNWGRHKINDGYSAGADPLNYRFNSKDQMLGITWYQSATLFTGNRITFGVDYQHLDGEAWNQFTDSRTEIADKTENEIAGYVDFRQALGSLFTLDIGQRVDHHSQTGTEWIPQAGLSMHLPRTAELKAMISKGFRNPTIRELYMFRPQNPDLKPESMMNYEISFSQSLMDNALSYGLNIFYINGENMIQTVPVNGRPLNINTGKIENWGVETNINYRMNPLWMFSANYSWLRMRYPVVAAPEHKLYAGVDFSRGKWSVSTGVQYVCGLYTSINSNTKENFVLWNLRGSYRLCHLAHLFVRGENLLAQRYEINLGYPMPKATIMGGINLNF, from the coding sequence ATGAATAAACGGATCACTTATACCCTATTAATCAATATACTTCTGCCAATAATCGGACATGCGCAACCCCAAAGAGATAGCACATATATAGAAAAAAGCTATACGGTGGACGAAGTTGTTGTAACTGGTACGCGGAGTGAAACAGATATACGCCATTTACCAATGAGCATATCCGTAGTTAACCGGCAACAGATTGACCAACGTTATGAGCAATCTTTACTCCCGTTATTGACAGAACAGGTACCGGGACTTTTCACCACCGGACGTGGTATTATGGGATATGGTGTATCAACGGGTGCAGCAGGCGGTATGAGTTTGCGAGGTGTGGGAGGCACTCCTACTACCGGGCTGTTAGTACTTATTGACGGGCATCCGCAATACATGGGATTGATGGGACATCCTTTATCCGATGCTTACCAATCTATGCTGGCCGAGCGTGTAGAAGTGGTACGTGGTCCCGCATCGGTTTTATATGGTTCAAATGCAATGGGAGGTGTTATTAATATTGTAACCAATAAATTAAAGGAAGATGGTATAAAGAATAATGTAAGACTAAGCTATGGTTCATACAATACTCTGACAACTGAAGCTTCAAGCAGCATCCGCAAAGGACGTTTCAGCAGCATTGTTACAGCTTCTTACAATAAGACAGACGGACATCGTGAAAATATGGATTTCAACCAATATAGCGGTTATATGAAATTGGGATACGAGTTCAGTCATGCATGGAACATTTTTGCCGATGCTAATCTGACGCATTTCAATGCATCCAATCCGGGTACAGTGGCAGCTCCTGTTTTTGATAACGATTCACGCGTTACCCGTGGAATGACCTCTTTCTCTATTGAAAATAATTATAGTCACACTTCGGGTGCTTTGAAGTTCTTTTATAATTGGGGACGACACAAAATCAATGATGGTTATTCTGCAGGAGCAGATCCGCTTAACTATCGGTTTAATTCAAAAGACCAGATGTTGGGTATCACATGGTATCAAAGTGCTACCCTCTTCACTGGCAACCGAATTACATTCGGGGTAGATTATCAGCATCTCGATGGAGAGGCATGGAATCAGTTTACTGATAGCCGCACAGAAATTGCAGATAAAACTGAAAACGAGATAGCCGGTTATGTGGATTTCCGTCAGGCACTCGGCTCACTCTTTACTCTGGACATTGGTCAGCGTGTGGATCATCACTCACAGACCGGAACGGAATGGATACCTCAGGCAGGATTGTCTATGCACTTGCCCCGCACAGCCGAACTGAAAGCAATGATAAGCAAAGGTTTTCGTAATCCCACTATCCGGGAACTTTATATGTTTCGCCCGCAAAATCCCGATTTGAAACCAGAAAGTATGATGAACTATGAAATCTCCTTTTCTCAAAGTTTGATGGATAATGCCCTATCATATGGTCTGAATATTTTTTATATCAATGGTGAAAATATGATTCAGACAGTGCCTGTTAATGGTCGCCCTTTAAACATCAATACCGGAAAAATAGAAAACTGGGGTGTAGAAACAAATATCAATTACCGGATGAATCCTTTATGGATGTTTTCCGCCAATTACAGCTGGTTGAGAATGAGATATCCCGTAGTGGCCGCTCCCGAACATAAATTATATGCCGGCGTAGATTTTTCACGGGGAAAATGGAGTGTATCAACCGGCGTGCAATATGTTTGCGGACTTTATACCTCTATCAATTCAAATACAAAAGAAAATTTTGTATTGTGGAATTTAAGAGGGAGTTATCGCTTGTGCCATCTTGCCCATCTTTTTGTACGTGGAGAGAATTTATTAGCGCAACGTTATGAAATAAATCTCGGTTATCCCATGCCGAAAGCTACAATTATGGGTGGAATTAATTTAAACTTTTAG
- a CDS encoding TMEM175 family protein gives MDKNRLEAFSDGVMSIIITIMVLEFKMPKSTSWESLWQIWPVFVSYALSFFFVGLNWSSHHHLFHLASKVNNKILWANLLGLFCLSFTPFATAWMGENAFKSATVTFYAIILTLSVISYLILVHQLRSLHGYDSKFSKAFKGYFKIYLTIALNLLAALIAFIGLPKIAFILLFLISLMWFIPNHRFESHHTANS, from the coding sequence ATGGATAAGAATCGCTTAGAAGCCTTCTCTGATGGAGTTATGTCTATTATTATCACCATTATGGTCTTGGAGTTTAAAATGCCCAAAAGTACCAGTTGGGAATCATTATGGCAAATTTGGCCCGTCTTTGTCAGCTATGCACTTAGTTTCTTTTTTGTAGGTCTTAATTGGAGCAGTCATCACCATTTATTTCATTTGGCAAGCAAGGTAAACAATAAAATACTTTGGGCTAATTTGCTTGGTTTGTTTTGTTTGTCATTTACACCATTCGCTACAGCATGGATGGGAGAAAATGCCTTCAAAAGCGCAACCGTTACATTTTATGCCATAATACTGACACTTAGCGTTATCTCTTATTTGATTTTAGTGCATCAATTGCGCTCTTTGCATGGATACGATTCTAAATTTTCGAAAGCTTTTAAAGGTTATTTCAAAATTTATTTAACCATTGCTCTCAATTTATTAGCAGCTTTGATTGCATTTATTGGCTTACCTAAAATTGCTTTTATTTTATTGTTTTTGATTTCTTTAATGTGGTTTATTCCCAATCATAGGTTTGAGAGCCATCACACAGCAAATTCATAA
- a CDS encoding flavodoxin → MNTENKNILIAYYSRSGNNYVGGSITHLPVGNTEVIAKMIQEMAGGDLFKIETVDSYPEDYTQATEVAQSELNMGARPELSTHVENIDKYDIIFIGYPNWWGTMPMSVFTFFEEYDLSGKVIIPFCTHEGSGLSRSVKDIEKLNPDSEVFQALAIRGGSVKSPSSRKSVETWLKDNGVL, encoded by the coding sequence ATGAATACAGAGAATAAAAACATTTTAATTGCATATTATTCACGATCAGGCAATAATTATGTTGGAGGATCAATTACCCACCTGCCTGTTGGTAACACGGAAGTGATAGCCAAAATGATTCAGGAAATGGCTGGTGGTGATCTTTTTAAGATAGAGACAGTAGATTCTTATCCTGAAGATTATACTCAGGCTACGGAGGTTGCACAAAGTGAACTAAACATGGGTGCCAGACCTGAGCTATCAACCCACGTTGAAAATATAGATAAATATGATATTATATTTATTGGATATCCTAACTGGTGGGGAACAATGCCTATGTCGGTTTTCACTTTCTTTGAAGAATATGACTTATCAGGAAAAGTTATTATTCCATTTTGCACTCACGAGGGTAGTGGATTATCAAGAAGCGTAAAAGACATTGAAAAACTTAATCCGGATTCAGAAGTATTTCAAGCATTAGCTATACGAGGAGGAAGTGTAAAATCTCCATCTTCTAGAAAAAGCGTGGAAACATGGTTAAAGGATAATGGTGTTTTATAA
- a CDS encoding sugar O-acetyltransferase produces MVSKSEINMTIFDRLRAGETVPFNDPNYSQIFEAASRTANLLTELNVSVNNERVRELWNEISGAQMGSGSTILVPFYINIGQFTRIGKNVFINHACSFLDMGGITIEDDVLIGPKVNLITEGHPLNPAERKALTVKPIVIKRNAWIGAAVTILPGVTVGENSVVAAGAVVTKDVPANTVVAGVPAKVIKTIG; encoded by the coding sequence ATGGTAAGTAAATCTGAGATTAACATGACCATTTTTGACAGACTGAGAGCAGGTGAAACAGTTCCGTTTAATGACCCTAACTATTCCCAAATATTTGAAGCTGCTTCTCGTACCGCAAATTTATTGACAGAGCTAAACGTCTCTGTCAATAATGAGCGCGTTCGTGAACTTTGGAATGAAATATCCGGTGCTCAAATGGGTTCAGGCAGTACAATTCTTGTGCCATTCTATATCAATATCGGGCAATTTACCCGTATTGGCAAAAATGTCTTTATTAATCATGCCTGCTCGTTTCTTGATATGGGAGGGATAACCATCGAAGATGATGTATTAATTGGTCCTAAAGTAAACCTGATAACTGAAGGACATCCATTAAATCCTGCAGAACGAAAAGCTCTTACGGTGAAACCGATTGTAATAAAGCGCAATGCATGGATTGGAGCCGCAGTTACTATCTTGCCTGGTGTTACTGTTGGCGAGAATTCAGTAGTTGCAGCCGGTGCAGTAGTAACGAAAGATGTACCTGCTAATACTGTTGTGGCGGGTGTACCGGCTAAAGTCATTAAAACTATTGGTTAG
- a CDS encoding cyclophilin-like fold protein translates to MKKSIKLTIDGKEYTATLNDNRTVEDILDMLPLELTLQRYAGHEYYSSLPKKPSIKGVPMTSDAHAGGIYYYDGWSAFTVLFGDAHIDPFKVVHIGDVNEDIISPLSVAGATVEARIEINI, encoded by the coding sequence ATGAAAAAATCAATTAAATTAACAATAGACGGAAAAGAATATACAGCAACACTAAACGATAACCGCACTGTAGAAGATATATTAGATATGCTGCCTCTGGAGTTAACACTACAAAGATATGCGGGTCATGAGTATTACAGTTCTCTTCCCAAAAAACCTTCAATAAAAGGAGTTCCTATGACTTCAGATGCACACGCAGGCGGCATTTACTACTATGATGGCTGGAGTGCCTTTACTGTTCTTTTTGGTGATGCACACATTGACCCTTTTAAAGTTGTGCATATTGGAGATGTGAATGAAGATATTATCTCTCCATTATCCGTGGCAGGTGCTACAGTAGAAGCCAGAATAGAGATCAACATCTGA
- a CDS encoding alpha/beta hydrolase has product MGYTTFKVSKNIKMYKVTFRNQYNMKVAGHLFMSANLDKNQKHAAIIVGHPMGAVKEQSADVYASNMAERGFVTLAIDLSFWGESEGKPRNVVAPDIYAEDFSAAVDFLGTRPFVDRNRIGIIGICGSGSFVVSAAKIDPRMKAIATVSMYDMGSASRNALNHSQNLEQRKNIIAEAAEQRYVESTGGKTKYIGGTVHKLENNTDPIQREFYDFYRTPRGEYTPKMSSPELTTHPTLTSVVKFMNFYPFNDIETISPRPLLFITGDHAHSKEFSEDAYKRAAEPKELYIVPNAGHVDLYDKTDLIPFDKLENFFNKYLLLN; this is encoded by the coding sequence ATGGGATATACGACATTTAAGGTAAGCAAAAATATAAAAATGTATAAGGTTACTTTCAGGAATCAATACAATATGAAAGTTGCCGGGCACCTCTTCATGTCAGCCAATTTAGACAAGAATCAAAAACATGCCGCAATCATTGTTGGGCATCCTATGGGAGCTGTTAAAGAGCAAAGTGCTGATGTATATGCCTCAAATATGGCAGAACGTGGGTTTGTTACTTTAGCAATTGATTTATCTTTTTGGGGTGAGAGTGAAGGAAAACCACGCAATGTCGTTGCTCCTGATATTTATGCTGAAGACTTCAGTGCCGCAGTTGACTTTCTCGGAACTCGTCCATTTGTTGATAGAAACAGAATTGGTATTATCGGAATTTGTGGCAGTGGAAGTTTTGTTGTTAGCGCTGCAAAGATTGACCCTCGAATGAAAGCCATTGCTACAGTCAGCATGTATGATATGGGTTCGGCTAGCCGTAACGCCTTAAATCATTCACAGAATCTTGAACAGAGAAAGAATATTATTGCAGAAGCAGCGGAACAGCGTTATGTAGAGTCTACAGGAGGTAAAACCAAGTATATCGGTGGAACAGTTCATAAATTAGAGAACAATACTGACCCGATACAACGTGAGTTTTATGATTTTTATCGTACTCCGAGAGGTGAATATACACCAAAAATGAGTTCTCCGGAACTCACGACTCACCCAACATTAACGAGTGTTGTGAAATTTATGAATTTCTATCCTTTCAATGATATTGAAACAATTTCTCCCCGTCCGTTACTCTTTATTACAGGAGACCATGCTCACTCAAAAGAATTTAGCGAAGACGCATACAAACGTGCTGCCGAACCAAAAGAATTATATATTGTACCTAACGCTGGTCATGTTGATTTGTATGACAAGACCGATTTAATTCCATTTGACAAACTAGAAAATTTCTTTAATAAGTATCTGCTTTTAAACTAA
- a CDS encoding aldo/keto reductase: protein MQKVVLNNGVEMPILGFGVYQVTDAEECERSVYDAIVAGYRSIDTAAAYGNEDAVGKAIKRSGVAREELFITTKLWIQDAGYENTKKAFEKSLNNLQLDYLDLYLIHQPIGDVYGSWRAMEELYHEGKIKAIGVSNFQPDRLMDLMLHNEVAPAVNQIETHPFCQQIETAKFLKENNVQIESWGPFAEGRNNIFKNELLISIAKKYEKSVAQIILRWLTQRGIVVIPKSTHKERIIENFNIFDFELAQEDMDAIVALDMKSSSFLDHRDPEIVKWLSNARF, encoded by the coding sequence ATGCAAAAAGTAGTATTAAATAATGGTGTAGAAATGCCCATACTAGGATTTGGTGTTTATCAGGTAACTGATGCAGAAGAATGTGAAAGAAGTGTTTATGATGCTATAGTTGCCGGTTATCGGTCAATTGATACTGCTGCAGCTTATGGAAATGAAGACGCAGTTGGCAAAGCAATCAAAAGAAGTGGTGTGGCAAGAGAAGAGTTGTTTATCACTACAAAGCTTTGGATTCAGGATGCCGGTTACGAAAATACCAAAAAAGCTTTTGAGAAGTCATTAAACAATTTACAGTTAGATTATCTGGATCTGTATTTGATTCACCAACCCATTGGAGACGTTTATGGTTCCTGGCGAGCTATGGAGGAACTTTATCATGAAGGTAAAATCAAAGCAATAGGTGTCAGCAACTTCCAGCCAGATCGTTTAATGGACTTGATGCTTCATAATGAAGTGGCTCCTGCTGTAAATCAAATTGAGACACATCCTTTCTGTCAGCAAATAGAAACAGCTAAATTCTTAAAAGAGAATAATGTTCAGATTGAATCATGGGGACCGTTTGCTGAAGGCAGAAATAATATCTTCAAAAATGAATTACTGATTTCGATTGCAAAGAAATACGAAAAGAGTGTTGCACAGATAATTCTGCGCTGGTTAACACAAAGAGGAATTGTTGTTATCCCAAAATCTACCCACAAAGAGAGAATTATCGAAAACTTCAATATTTTCGACTTTGAACTAGCTCAGGAAGATATGGATGCTATTGTAGCACTTGATATGAAGAGTAGTAGTTTCTTAGATCATCGTGATCCGGAAATTGTGAAATGGTTAAGTAACGCAAGATTTTAA